The following are encoded together in the Cicer arietinum cultivar CDC Frontier isolate Library 1 chromosome 2, Cicar.CDCFrontier_v2.0, whole genome shotgun sequence genome:
- the LOC101489920 gene encoding transcription factor TGA2.3-like, with amino-acid sequence MQSFKTAQSNSQLYCHQSFLLRGDDINRNPMRFSDLGDFHHSSPFFQQQDAVDLSSSCMFSIVKSSNVVIGGSNMQYGTINTNVGSAEIATAGAGCSDTAQQQLIYNKGIALPMANCHVENWGDSGMADNSQQTDDTSTDIDVDVDIDIDTDDKHQSGTNMVSHSKDQTNFKAEDHKTLRRLAQNREAARKSRLRKKAYVQQLESSRVKLLQLEQELQRAHQQGIFIATPGDQVHLPVGNGALAFDMDYAHWVDEHQHLLNDLQSGLNSQMGDNELHLLVDGVMEHYNELSRLKSIGAKADIFHMLYGLWKTPVERCFIWLGGFRPSDLLKIIKSHLEPLTDHELIGICNLQQTSEQSEDALTQGMEALQQSILEMLSTTSSVSSTGSGNVADYMDQMAIAMSKLAVLEEFLHKADLLKQATLQQLQRILTTRQTARALLVKNDYISRLRALSSLWLARPRE; translated from the exons atgcaaAGTTTCAAGACAGCTCAATCAAACTCTCAACTCTATTGCCACCAGTCCTTCTTGCTTcg GGGGGACGACATAAATAGAAACCCAATGCGTTTCTCTGATCTTGGAGACTTTCatcattcttctcctttctTTCAACAACAAGATGCTGTTGATTTAAGTTCAA GCTGTATGTTTAGTATTGTAAAGTCAAGCAATGTTGTTATTGGTGGTAGTAACATGCAGTATGGGACAATCAACACG AATGTTGGGTCTGCAGAGATTGCTACAGCCGGTGCAGGGTGTTCGGATACAGCGCAGCAGCAACTCATATACAACAAGGGAATTGCGTTGCCTATGGCGAATTGTCATGTTGAGAACTGGGGCGATTCTGGAATGGCAGATAATAGCCAACAAACTGATGATACTTCCACTGATATTGACGTTGATgttgatattgatattgatacCGATGATAAACACCAA AGTGGGACAAATATGGTTTCTCACTCCAAGGATCAGACCAATTTCAAAGCTGAAGATCACAAG ACCCTTCGTAGACTTGCTCAAAATCGTGAAGCAGCAAGGAAGAGCAGGTTACGGAAGAAG GCATATGTACAGCAGCTGGAGAGCAGCCGAGTGAAGCTTTTGCAATTAGAGCAAGAGCTTCAACGAGCACATCAACAG GGCATATTTATTGCAACTCCTGGAGATCAAGTTCATTTGCCGGTTGGAAATG GTGCCTTAGCATTTGACATGGACTATGCCCACTGGGTTGATGAGCATCAACATTTGCTCAACGATCTACAATCAGGTTTAAATTCTCAAATGGGTGACAACGAATTGCATCTTCTCGTTGATGGTGTTATGGAACACTATAATGAATTATCTAGGTTAAAGAGCATAGGGGCAAAGGCTGATATATTTCACATGCTTTATGGACTGTGGAAGACACCAGTTGAAAGATGTTTTATATGGCTTGGTGGATTCCGTCCATCCGATCTTCTCAAG ATAATCAAGAGCCACCTCGAGCCGTTAACAGATCATGAATTGATAGGAATTTGTAATCTGCAGCAGACTTCTGAGCAGTCTGAGGATGCTTTAACTCAAGGCATGGAAGCATTGCAACAATCTATTTTAGAGATGCTTTCCACTACTTCCTCTGTATCAAGTACTGGTTCTGGAAATGTAGCTGATTACATGGACCAGATGGCAATTGCAATGAGCAAGCTTGCAGTATTAGAGGAATTCCTTCATAAG GCTGACTTGTTGAAGCAAGCAACTCTGCAACAGTTGCAAAGAATTTTAACGACACGTCAGACGGCTCGGGCTCTCCTTGTCAAAAATGATTACATTTCAAGACTACGAGCACTTAGTTCGTTATGGTTAGCACGCCCTAGGGAGTAA